Proteins from a single region of Gossypium arboreum isolate Shixiya-1 chromosome 1, ASM2569848v2, whole genome shotgun sequence:
- the LOC108480532 gene encoding uncharacterized protein LOC108480532: protein MEKGKSARQAVEISLKKLNLNADRNFKSSRLISSLHSSKLRIEKTKPPSLVSLCLGVIGRHLEEIIEDLSEIAVNFPADIKIPLAAIARRRKLLNDDVIISLADSSWEILDLSGSDVSDFGLAKVAEMCKSLRAVDISQCKKITANGVSELVRHCHSLETMRCGGCPSSESTAWRCLGILKPKLNDVEGDSWEELDTMEIGHGAQSLRWLVWPKIDEDTLEMLSAECPRIIVNPKPSLFGFKGTEFPREAFPDVALDDPIVEDIDPKTWSICRSMPKAMSPSLSSANELSIAEKFRLAFVERDTRLAPKRAKNARQHQRRAEREWMMTSTRAKALALASKATKSLHGRS, encoded by the exons atggaaAAGGGAAAATCTGCTCGACAAGCCGTAGAAATCTCGTTGAAGAAGCTCAATCTGAACGCTGATCGAAACTTTAAATCCTCTCGTTTGATATCTTCTCTTCACTCATCAA AGTTACGCATTGAGAAGACGAAACCTCCTAGTTTAGTGAGCTTGTGCCTTGGAGTTATTGGTCGGCATCTGGAGGAAATTATCGAGGATTTAAGTGaaattgctgttaattttcccgcGGATATTAAG ATACCATTGGCAGCAATAGCAAGGAGAAGAAAATTACTGAATGATGATGTCATCATCTCCTTGGCCGATAGTTCTTGGGAAATTCTTGACCTTTCTGGTTCAGATGTTTCCGATTTTGGCTTAGCTAAAGTAGCTGAAATGTGCAAATCTCTTCGGGCTGTGGATATAAG CCAATGCAAAAAAATTACTGCCAATGGTGTTTCTGAACTTGTACGGCACTGTCATTCATTGGAGACAATGAGATGCGG AGGGTGCCCTTCAAGCGAGTCTACAGCCTGGCGATGCTTAGGCATACTGAAGCCAAAGCTGAATGATGTGGAGGGAGATTCTTGGGAGGAGCTTGATACCATGGAGATTGGTCATGGTGCACAGTCTTTGCGTTGGCTTGTGTGG CCGAAAATTGATGAAGACACATTAGAGATGTTGTCGGCTGAATGCCCACGGATAATTGTAAATCCGAAGCCCTCACTTTTTGGTTTTAAAGGGACTGAATTTCCTAGGGAAGCATTTCCAGATGTTGCTTTGGATGATCCGATTGTTGAGGACATTGATCCCAAAACATGGTCTATTTGTCGATCTATGCCAAAGGCAATGTCTCCTTCACTTTCAAGTGCCAATGAGTTATCCATAGCAGAAAAGTTTAGACTTGCCTTTGTGGAAAGAGACACACGTTTAGCTCCAAAGCGTGCGAAAAATGCAAGACAGCATCAGCGCCGTGCAGAGAGGGAGTGGATGATGACAAGTACACGAGCCAAGGCATTAGCTTTGGCCTCAAAAGCAACCAAATCTCTACATGGTCGAAGCTGA
- the LOC108483168 gene encoding protein translation factor SUI1 homolog produces the protein MVDLDVQIPTTFDPFAEAGEFGGTGTKEYVHIRIQQRNGKKSLTTVQGLRHDLSYEKILKSLKKDFCCNGNVVKDKELGKIIQLQGDQRKNVSQFLVNAGIVKKDQIKIHGF, from the coding sequence ATGGTTGATTTGGACGTTCAGATCCCTACAACTTTCGATCCATTCGCCGAGGCTGGGGAATTTGGTGGCACTGGAACCAAGGAGTATGTTCATATACGGATTCAACAAAGGAACGGGAAGAAAAGCTTGACGACGGTTCAAGGCCTGAGGCATGACCTGAGCTACGAGAAAATCCTCAAGAGTCTCAAGAAGGACTTTTGTTGCAACGGCAACGTTGTTAAAGACAAAGAGCTCGGCAAGATCATTCAACTCCAAGGCGATCAACGCAAGAACGTGTCGCAGTTCCTCGTTAATGCCGGCATCGTCAAGAAAGACCAAATCAAGATTCATGGTTTTTAA
- the LOC108483167 gene encoding calcium-dependent protein kinase 33 codes for MGTCLTKSKDSKPTHNGYGSGPTTTAAVHQQRYQEPVRPAPVQPQFHHIPEKPGTQTPWKPVAPSPSPKPVAPRVDTILGKPFEDIRMHYTIGKELGKGQFGVTYLCIENSTGKQYACKTISKKKLVTRNDKEDMRREIQIMQHLSGQPNIVEFKGAYEDKLSVHLVMELCAGGELFDRIIAKGHYSERAAASICRAIVNVVHACHFMGVMHRDLKPENFLLSSKGENALLKATDFGLSVFIEDGKVYKDIVGSAYYVAPEVLLRKYGKEIDIWSAGVILYILLSGVPPFWAETEKGIFDAILEGEIDFESQPWPSISESAKDLVRRMLTQDPKKRITSTQVLEHPWIREGGSASDKPIDSAVLSRMKQFRRMNKLKQLALKVIAENLSSEEIQGLKQMFANIDTDNSGTITYEELKTGLARLGSKLTEAEVQQLMEAADVDGNGSIDYIEFITATMHRHRLERDEHLYKAFQHFDKDNSGYITRDELEAAMKEYGMGDDDTIKEIISEVDTDNDGKINYEEFRDMMRSGTQHTQLF; via the exons ATGGGTACTTGCCTGACGAAAAGCAAAGACTCGAAGCCAACGCATAATGGGTATGGATCAGGACCGACAACTACGGCTGCTGTGCACCAACAAAGGTACCAGGAGCCTGTTAGGCCTGCACCAGTTCAACCCCAATTCCACCACATCCCTGAAAAACCAGGTACTCAAACACCTTGGAAGCCGGTGGCTCCATCGCCAAGCCCCAAGCCTGTTGCCCCAAGGGTTGACACCATTCTTGGTAAACCATTTGAAGATATAAGGATGCACTACACAATTGGTAAAGAATTAGGGAAAGGTCAGTTTGGTGTGACTTATCTTtgtattgaaaattcaactggaAAGCAATATGCCTGCAAGACCATATCCAAAAAGAAATTAGTCACGAGGAATGATAAGGAGGATATGAGAAGGGAGATACAAATTATGCAGCATTTGAGTGGACAGCCTAATATTGTGGAGTTTAAAGGTGCATATGAGGATAAGCTATCTGTTCACCTTGTAATGGAATTATGTGCTGGTGGTGAATTGTTTGATAGGATTATTGCCAAGGGACATTATAGTGAAAGGGCAGCTGCTTCCATTTGTAGGGCAATTGTGAATGTTGTCCATGCTTGCCATTTTATGGGAGTGATGCACAGGGACCTTAAGCCTGAGAATTTCTTGTTGTCTAGCAAGGGTGAGAATGCTCTTTTGAAGGCCACCGATTTCGGCTTGTCGGTGTTCATTGAAGATG GAAAGGTGTACAAGGATATAGTCGGGAGCGCGTACTATGTTGCTCCTGAAGTATTACTGCGAAAATATGGGAAAGAAATCGATATTTGGAGTGCAGGGGTTATATTATATATCTTACTCAGTGGTGTGCCTCCATTTTGGGCAG AAACGGAGAAGGGGATATTTGATGCTATTTTAGAAGGAGAAATTGACTTCGAAAGTCAACCATGGCCTTCTATTTCAGAGAGTGCCAAGGACCTAGTGCGCCGGATGTTAACACAGGATCCGAAAAAGCGGATTACTTCTACTCAAGTCCTAG AGCATCCATGGATAAGAGAAGGTGGAAGTGCATCAGACAAGCCTATAGATAGTGCAGTCCTTTCTAGAATGAAGCAATTCAGAAGAATGAACAAACTAAAGCAACTTGCCTTAAAG GTCATTGCGGAAAATCTTTCTAGCGAAGAAATCCAGGGTCTGAAGCAAATGTTTGCAAACATCGACACTGACAACAGTGGCACGATCACCTATGAAGAACTTAAGACCGGATTAGCTCGACTTGGATCAAAGCTCACAGAGGCAGAGGTGCAGCAACTAATGGAAGCT GCTGACGTGGATGGAAATGGTAGTATTGATTACATTGAATTCATCACTGCTACAATGCATAGACATAGGCTTGAAAGAGATGAACATCTTTACAAAGCTTTTCAACATTTTGATAAGGACAACAGTGG GTATATCACAAGAGATGAGCTAGAAGCAGCCATGAAAGAATACGGAATGGGTGATGATGACACAATCAAGGAAATAATATCCGAAGTTGACACCGACAAC GACGGTAAGATCAACTACGAGGAGTTCCGCGATATGATGAGAAGCGGAACCCAACACACACAACTCTTTTAG